The following proteins come from a genomic window of Trifolium pratense cultivar HEN17-A07 linkage group LG4, ARS_RC_1.1, whole genome shotgun sequence:
- the LOC123922660 gene encoding uncharacterized mitochondrial protein AtMg00810-like encodes MASLSSEFVMKDLGSLNYILSINVTRHEGGLFLSQQKYDAEIIDRAGMSACKPTQTLVNTKPKVSSKTVADLVFYIDVDWGGCPDTRRLTSGYFVFLGDNLILWSSKCQPTLSRSSAEGEYRGVANVVSESCWIRNLLLELHCPVRKATLIYCDNVSAIYLSGNPVQHQRTKHILYNTLF; translated from the exons ATGGCTAGTCTCAGCTCTGAGTTTGTTATGAAAGACTTGGGTTCTCTTAATTACATTTTGAGCATCAATGTGACTCGCCATGAGGGTGGTTTGTTTTTGTCACAACAAAAGTATGATGCAGAAATAATTGACCGTGCTGGTATGTCCGCATGTAAACCAACTCAAACTCTGGTTAACACTAAACCGAAAGTCAGTTCTAAAACAG TGGCAGATCTAGTCTTCTATATTGATGTTGATTGGGGAGGATGTCCCGATACTAGACGATTGACATCAGgatattttgtgtttttggGTGACAATTTGATTTTGTGGTCGTCCAAATGTCAACCTACTCTATCTCGTTCTAGTGCTGAGGGCGAATACAGAGGGGTGGCTAATGTTGTTTCTGAGTCTTGTTGGATTCGCAATCTCCTCTTGGAATTGCATTGTCCAGTTCGAAAGGCTACATTGATATATTGTGACAATGTGAGTGCCATTTATCTATCTGGGAACCCCGTTCAACACCAACGCACAAAGCACATTCTTTATAAtacattattttaa
- the LOC123923359 gene encoding uncharacterized protein LOC123923359: MVDGDVSPNSSSRFHLSQFVNIHLSITFSILFVIVIAFVSDGLSTMPDKASVLSSNTSFSHEFHEHGDQIIKNCFRGEIVSSTYNTREVFKLSIDCCREVGFWWLFSFRSKSPEKPARHHHKSFLYATDRRV; this comes from the exons ATGGTAGATGGTGATGTATCTCCAAATTCATCTTCTAGATTTCATCTTTCTCAATTTGTCAATATTCATCTTTCT ATTACCTTTAGCATTCTATTTGTCATTGTAATTGCATTTGTATCAGATGGTTTGAGTACAATGCCGGACAAAGCATCTGTCCTTTCTTCAAACACATCCTTCAGCCATGAATTTCACGAACATGGGGATCAGATAATAAAGAATTGCTTCAGAGGTGAAATAGTTTCTTCAACTT ATAACACTAGGGAAGTCTTTAAGTTGTCAATTGATTGTTGCAGGGAAGTTGGTTTTTGGTGGTTATTCAGTTTCAGATCAAAATCACCGGAAAAGCCAGCGCGCCACCACCACAAAAGCTTTCTCTATGCGACAGACAG GAGGGTTTAG